The Leptolyngbya sp. 'hensonii' genomic interval ACTGAAGCAAATCAGCAGCCAGATGGCGATCGCGATTCAGCAATCTGAGCTCTATCAGCAGGTGCAGCATTTGAACGCAAACCTGGAAGCCCAGGTACAAGAACGCACTGCCCAACTACAACAGTCTCTAGAATTTGAAGCCCTCTTAAAACGGATCACGGATAAGGTCCGAGATAGCCTGGATGAAGCCCAAATTCTTCAGACTGCTGTGCAGGAACTAGCTCGGGGGCTAGCGGTCGAATGTTGCGATACCGGCATTTACAATGCTGACCAGACAACCTCTACGATCGCCTACGAATTTACCCAAACCCTCGCCCCAATCCAGGGACAGACCCTGATTCTGGCAGAGTCCATTCATTCCGAAGTTTATCAGCACCTCTTTCGGGGCGAGTTTTGTCAGTTCTGCGATGTGGGGCTGAATCTACTCCGGCAGGATAAGCTTTTACTGACCGTTCTGGCCTGTCCCATTATTGATGATCAGGGGGTTTTGGGGGATCTCTGGCTGTTTAAACGGCAGGAGGATGTGTTTAACGATCAGGAAGTGCGCCTAGTCCAACAGGTCGCCAATCAATGTGCGATCGCCCTGCGCCAATCTCGCTTGTACCAGGCTTCTCAGTCTCAGGTTCAGGAACTGGAACGGTTACACCACCTCAAAGATGATTTTCTTAGCACCGTCTCCCACGAGTTACGGTCCCCCATGTCCAACATCAAAATGGCCCTACAGATGCTGGAAGTTCTTCTGGGCGTCATTGATACCCAAAAGCGAGTGCCCCCCCAAGGAGAAGCCATTTTTCGGCAAGCCAACTTTGCCAAAGCCGTACAGTATTTTCAGATTTTAGATAAGGAGTGCCAACGGGAAATCAGTCTGATTAATGATTTGCTGGATTTAGCCCGTCTGGATGCTGGGACTACTAACCTGTTTCTGACTGAAGTGACGCTGCAAAGCTGGATTCCCCAAATAGCCAGCGGCTTTATGGAACGAACCCGTCAGCAGCAACAGCAGTTGATCCTGCAAGTTCCCAAGCATCTGCCTCGTTTGACCACTGATTTATCCAGCCTAGAGCGCATCCTGGTTGAACTGTTGCATAATGCCTGTAAATACACTCCTGCCGGAGAAACCATCCAAATCACAGCCAGAGTCGTCAGTGAGTCAGGGATTTCTGGAACTCCCCCATCTCCCCTATCCTCTCCCTCCACTTATTTTCAACTCACTGTCAGCAACTCTGGCGTTGAGATTCCAGACCAGGAGCGTGATCGCATTTTTGACAAGTTCTACCGGATTCCCCACAAAGACCCCTGGAAACATGGGGGAACAGGTTTGGGCCTAGCTTTGGTCAAGAAACTGGTGGAAAGATTACAGGGCAAAATTGAGGTGCATAGCCAGACTGGCCAGACCCACTTTATGGTGTTGCTTCCCCCCACCCTGACTCAATGACCCCATTGCTCAACCATCGTTACCGCATTCTGAGAACTCTGGGTCGGGGAGGCTTTGGAGAGACGTTTCTGGCAGAAGACACCCATCTGCCCTCCGGGCGCAAGTGTGCCATTAAACATTTGAATCCCCTGACCAATAATCCAGCCTGGTATCCGATCGTGCAGGACCGGTTCGCTCGGGAAGCCGCTATTCTAGAAGACCTGGGACAAGGGTGTGATCAGATTCCGAGCCTCTATGCCTACTTCTGTGAGGATGGGCACTGCTACCTCGTACAGGAATGGATTGAGGGGATTACCCTGAAACAAAAGCTCCGTCGGGACGGTCCTTTCCCGGAAGAAGACCTCCCCAGGCTGCTGGTCAGCCTTTTATCTGTTCTGGACTATGCCCACGGCAAAGGGATTATCCATCGAGATATCAAACCAGAAAATATTCTGCTCCGGCAACGGGACAACCAACCCGTGTTGATTGATTTTGGCATCGCCCGCAATCTCCTGGATCAACACCCAGACCCGTCCACCCGTTCGATCGTGGTTGGCACCCCCGGCTTCATGCCCTCTGAACAATTGGCCGGGAAGCCGGTGTATGCCAGTGATCTGTATAGTCTAGGGCTAACTGCCATCTATCTGCTCACAGGCAAAACTCCCCAACAATTGCCGATCGATCCCAAAACGGGAGAGCAGCGTTGGCACGAACTGGTCCCCGCCCTCAGCCCTCATCTGGCGACCATCCTGGATACCGCAATTCAATCCCATCCCCGTGATCGCTATGCCACTGCCAGGGATATGCTCCAGTCCCTGACCGAGGGAGCTGTAACCCTGCCGCCAGCCTCTGCATTGCAGATCGGGATGACTCCCCTGCAGGCCACCACCCGCAATCTGCCGAACCAGCCCATCCCCAAAGTGGCCCAACCCGTTTTAGCGGATCGGGAAACAGCCCGACATCGTCAAATTCTGCTTAATAAAGTCCGGAACTACTGGATTCGCAACGTCCTGGAGCAGTCCCTCCATCAGACCGTGCGATTGGAGTTAGGCTTCGAGGAACGTCCTGATGCCCTAGAACACCCCTGGCGCATGGTCTGGCAGGTGTCCGATCGTCCGGAACAACTCCTGCCGACTGGCCTGCCCGTCATCCAGAAGTTTGACGAACTGGGTCAGGGGCGTACACTTCTGATTTTAGGCGATCCCGGTTCAGGCAAGACCACCACCCTTCTGGAGTTGACCCGTGATCTGCTTCAACGCGCACAACAGGATTTTGAGCATCCCATGCCCGTGGTGTTCAACCTCTCCTCCTGGTCCGAACAAAGAACCAGCATCGCTAACTGGCTGGTGCAGGAATTAAAAACTAAATATCAGGTGTCTCCAGAGATTGGACGCCGCTGGGTAACCCAACAGCAGTTACTTCTGATGCTGGATGGTCTGGATGAAGTTCGACCTGATTTACAAGCAGTCTGCGTCCAGGCCATAAACCAGTTCATGGAAACCTGCGGGCAAACGGAGATCGTTCTCTGCAGCCGACTGCGAGACTATGAGGCCCTTACCGTTCAATTATGCTTTCAGGCTGCTATCCAGTTACGTCCCCTCACCCCCGCTCAGATTAACCAGTACCTGACCTGGGCTGGACCAGACTTGAAAGCTGTGCAGACAGCCCTGCAAACCGATATCATTCTGCAGGAACTGGTGCGATCGCCGTTGATGTTGAGCATCATCACCCTGGCCTATCGGGGTGAAGCCATCACCGAGTCTCCCCACCAAACCCTGGAGGAACGGCAAAATCACCTGTTTCGGACCTATGTGGAGCGAATGCTGCAGCAACGGGGTCGGAACAGCCCCTATAAACCAGCCCAAACTCTTCCCTGGTTACAATGGCTGGCCCGGCAGATGGTCCGAGACTCCCAGACCATTTTTCTGATTGAGCGATTACAACCGAGCTGGTTGGGAGGCAATCGGCAACGCTGGCTCTATAGCCTGCTGGTGGGGGGAGCCGGAGGACTGGCGATCGGATTAGCTGGTGGACTGCACGTTAGCTTACTGTTCAGCCCCAACATTGGGGTGAGTTCGGGCCTAATTCTGGGATTGGCTGGCGGGCTGGCAACTGGTAGCCTGCTGGGTCTGATGCTGCCCCAGGTTGAACCAGTTGAAACCCTGCGCTGGTCCTGGAAAAAGGCCCGAGCCCATTTTGCCATTGGCCTGGGATTCGGTCTTCTAGTCGCCCTTGTTTTCAACCTGGGCAGTAATCTGATCACCCTCCACTTCTTTGGGCATTGGCGATCGCTATCAGAATGGACCCAGTATGGCTTTCGTGGTCTTGGTATTGGCCTGATCGTTGTGTTCATGCGTGGTCTGACGGGTCCTGGGATTGAAACCAACACATTTCCCAATCAGGGCATCCGACAATCGGCCCGCAATGCAATCGTGTTTGGTGGCGTTGGCGTTCTAACCCTAAGCATTCTGGCCCGGATTCTGGAACTCCCAATCCTTTATGGAGCCGCAATCGGGCTGCTACTGGGACTTTTCTCCCCCGCTGGACTGGCCTGTCTGCAGCATGTCACCCTGCGCCTGCTCCTCTGGCAACAGAATCGTATTCCCTGGAACTATGGCCAATTCCTGGACCATGCCTGTCAGCTAATTTTTCTACAACGGGTCGGTGGGGGGTATATCTTTATGCATCGGCTGCTTCTGGAATATCTGGGACAGGATCGTTAGTCTTTGTCACAATGTTGATAGTTTTGCAGCAAAGCCTGACGCTGTTTAATATCCGCCCCATACTGCCCCAACATTAACCGCCACAGCATCCGACCCAGACAGGAAGAGGCTCGCCAGGAAAAGATCGCGTCCTGCAAATCGATATGGCTGCGCTCAAACAGAAAATGGCCAGTCAGGCCAACGAACTGGGTCAGGGGCAAAGCAAGCAAAATCCAACCCTTATGGAAGATCCAAGCTGAAAACAGCAGCCCGTAGAAAAGCAGAATACCGATGACATGGAGAGCAATATTGGCGGGATGCTGGTGTTTGAGCACAAAAACATCCCAGTAGTCCGTAAATGGATGATCCAGAGATCCATTGATTCGGTTTCTCAAAGAGGGCGAAGGCTGGAAATTGCTCATATCTCAATCCCATCAAAATATTTTCTGTGTCTTTGCGGTGAATGCCAAGATCAACCACCCAGGCGCGGAGGCGCGGAGCAATGCTCGGCAGGGGAAGGGCTCAATACCGTGCCCAGGGAGTCTCGGCCCAATCGATCGCTCACCTGCCCCTGGTGCACAACCTGAACACCTTGAATATAGACGGCCTGGACAATCGTCTCGGATCCGCGCTTAACCATACGAGGTTCCCCGTCTAACAGGGGATCGGATAGTTCTAGGGGAGGACTGATAGGCTGGCTCAGGGCCTGGGGGTCGAGTAAGACCAGATCCGCTCTAGCTCCAATTTTCAGCACACCCGTATCGAGGCGAAACCAATGAGCTGGTTCTCCGGTTACCCGGTGGATAGCGGCAGTGGGGGTGAGAAAGCCAGTCGTCACAGCCTGTTTCAGCAGCGATAAAGCGCCATCGTAGTAGCCCAGATTGCGCACATGGGCTCCCGCGTCGGTGAAACCAGGCAGAATGTCAGGATGGCTCATCAGAGCCAGTCGGGGAGCCAATCGATCGTTCGCCCCAGTTGCCACCCAGCGCAGATCAGTGTCGTAGTCCTGCAACGCCTGGATGAAGCCCTCAAGGGGATCCTGCTGCCGCCGCTCGGCAATAGCAGCAAAGTTCAAGCCCTCCCAACTAGCGTCTGGGCAATGAACGACTTCCATCAGCTCTAGCTGCCGGTGGAACGATCGACGCCGTCCCCCCAACCAGTCCTGGCGAAACTGCTGGCGAAACTGGGCCGATCGCCACAATTGCTGCCGTTCCTGGCGGGAGGCACAGTTGTTCAGTTGCACGCCAGCCGGGAATTCTTCAAACAGAGGGGTGACGGGGCCATCGGAGTAGATCGTAAAGGGTTCGGTCAGGGTCTGAAATCGGACATTGCCGCCCAGCAAGCGATTCCAGATCCAGAGGAGCGGCCCAAAAGATCGCCAAAGACGCCGATCGTGGACCACATCCAGGGCCGAGAGCACCGTCAGCCGTAGAGGCCGCCGTCCCAGGCCCAGACCCATCCGCAGAATGTCCAGGAAGGAGGCGAGTCGCTGTAAATTGGGCGTCACCTGAAAGACTCGATCGCGCTCCCGGCACAGATCGGCCAGCATCGCATACTCCCGAAAGCGGGCATGCTGGGATGGAATGGTATGGCCCCGCCAGACCCCACCCATCCGGTGCCAGGGAAACATATCAATTGACAGCCCAACAAATCCGGCATCCAGGGCATCCCTGGCGATTTGTTGCATCGCTGCCAGATCCACAGCCGAGGGGTCTACCGTCAGGCTGCGATCCAACCCCATAACATGGGCTCTCAGAGCACTGTGGCCAAACAGGGGGGCGACATTCGGTCCCAGTGGCAACTGTTGCAGATGAGCCAGATATTCGGTGGGGGTTTGCCAGGACTTCGATTGCTGCAACCATTTCTGGATCAGGCGATGGGAGAGGGTTTCTACCCGCTGAAACAGATCGGCCAGAACTTGCGGTTCACCAATCGCAATGGACAGGCTACAGTTGCCAATGACCACCGTGGTTACCCCATGGCGCACCGATTCACTCAACCCTGGTGCAATCTCCAACTCCAGGTCGTAATGGGTATGAATATCGACAAAGCCCGGTGTTACCCAGAGGCCCGAGGCATCGACCACGGTCTGAGCCGCGATCGCAAGATTGGGTTGCATCGCTGCAATCCGGCCATTCTGGATACCCAGATCAACCCGCAGCGGAGGGGTGCCCAGGCCATCAAACACCCATCCCCCCCGAATCAGCACATCCATGAACTATGCCGCCGATCGGGGGGTTCGCCGTCGCAGGAGCATACCACCAACTACCCCCACCAGCAATCCACCGATTCCACCTGCGATCGCCAAAATCCAGCCCGATCGTTGGGCAGCCGCCAAGACTGGATTATCCAGCAGATTTGCAGAAAAATGCAGGGATTGAATTGTCCACTTGTTCTGAAACTTTTGCATCACAGCCGTCCAGCGCATTGCCATCGTAGCCAGGTTGCCATCGGCGAAAGAAAAGGTGGCCCTGGCATCTCCGTGAGCCACCCCAGTCTCCTGCGAGAGAAACGTAGTTGGCGCATCCACCTTAACCGTCATCTCGATCGATTTAATGGGACCGGCTAGCTGCTGCGTCCAGTACTGCTCAAACTCACGAATATTGCTGAAGATATGGTTATCCACCGTCGTGATTGTAAACGTGGGATGCAGGTAGGGTTCAATCTGAGAAAAATTGCGGGTATTAAGAGCTTTGAGGGCAATTTCTCGCGTCTGGATAATGGCTTCATGATCTTGCTGGCGGGCATCGGCCAAAGCCGGTTGCCCCCCATTCACCATCGCCAGCAGAATCAACAGGCTCACCCAAAGCTGAATTGCTCGATATCCGATCGTCTGCCACTGCTTTTTCATGGGCTGATCTCGCATCTATACAAATTTGAATTGTGACCCAGACTGGTTACAAAGGTGTTGAGTCCAACGCCGCTCAGCCCGGTAGGCTAAGGGGTAACCCATAGGCTGGATGATTGTCATCATATCCGCAGCCAGGCGGCAGGAGACAGCAACCAGGGCAACTTCAAACCAACCCACAGCAGCCACAATCACATTCTTCAGTCCTGCCACCAGCAGATTTTTTCCAAAAACCCTAGGGCTTCCATACTGTGAGATGGAAAAATTGCATTAACTTTAATAAAGGTCACCCCAAACCCGTGGCTTCCGTGAAGGCTTTCTGACAACGCCTTGAGCAAGACAGACCCGACACAGGCTTTGCTAATAACAGCACATCGCTTCTAAATCAGGATGACACCATCGCTGGCACACCATGGTTGAGCAACTGCAGTCCC includes:
- a CDS encoding protein kinase is translated as MTPLLNHRYRILRTLGRGGFGETFLAEDTHLPSGRKCAIKHLNPLTNNPAWYPIVQDRFAREAAILEDLGQGCDQIPSLYAYFCEDGHCYLVQEWIEGITLKQKLRRDGPFPEEDLPRLLVSLLSVLDYAHGKGIIHRDIKPENILLRQRDNQPVLIDFGIARNLLDQHPDPSTRSIVVGTPGFMPSEQLAGKPVYASDLYSLGLTAIYLLTGKTPQQLPIDPKTGEQRWHELVPALSPHLATILDTAIQSHPRDRYATARDMLQSLTEGAVTLPPASALQIGMTPLQATTRNLPNQPIPKVAQPVLADRETARHRQILLNKVRNYWIRNVLEQSLHQTVRLELGFEERPDALEHPWRMVWQVSDRPEQLLPTGLPVIQKFDELGQGRTLLILGDPGSGKTTTLLELTRDLLQRAQQDFEHPMPVVFNLSSWSEQRTSIANWLVQELKTKYQVSPEIGRRWVTQQQLLLMLDGLDEVRPDLQAVCVQAINQFMETCGQTEIVLCSRLRDYEALTVQLCFQAAIQLRPLTPAQINQYLTWAGPDLKAVQTALQTDIILQELVRSPLMLSIITLAYRGEAITESPHQTLEERQNHLFRTYVERMLQQRGRNSPYKPAQTLPWLQWLARQMVRDSQTIFLIERLQPSWLGGNRQRWLYSLLVGGAGGLAIGLAGGLHVSLLFSPNIGVSSGLILGLAGGLATGSLLGLMLPQVEPVETLRWSWKKARAHFAIGLGFGLLVALVFNLGSNLITLHFFGHWRSLSEWTQYGFRGLGIGLIVVFMRGLTGPGIETNTFPNQGIRQSARNAIVFGGVGVLTLSILARILELPILYGAAIGLLLGLFSPAGLACLQHVTLRLLLWQQNRIPWNYGQFLDHACQLIFLQRVGGGYIFMHRLLLEYLGQDR
- a CDS encoding Mpo1-like protein, which translates into the protein MSNFQPSPSLRNRINGSLDHPFTDYWDVFVLKHQHPANIALHVIGILLFYGLLFSAWIFHKGWILLALPLTQFVGLTGHFLFERSHIDLQDAIFSWRASSCLGRMLWRLMLGQYGADIKQRQALLQNYQHCDKD
- a CDS encoding amidohydrolase family protein, which produces MDVLIRGGWVFDGLGTPPLRVDLGIQNGRIAAMQPNLAIAAQTVVDASGLWVTPGFVDIHTHYDLELEIAPGLSESVRHGVTTVVIGNCSLSIAIGEPQVLADLFQRVETLSHRLIQKWLQQSKSWQTPTEYLAHLQQLPLGPNVAPLFGHSALRAHVMGLDRSLTVDPSAVDLAAMQQIARDALDAGFVGLSIDMFPWHRMGGVWRGHTIPSQHARFREYAMLADLCRERDRVFQVTPNLQRLASFLDILRMGLGLGRRPLRLTVLSALDVVHDRRLWRSFGPLLWIWNRLLGGNVRFQTLTEPFTIYSDGPVTPLFEEFPAGVQLNNCASRQERQQLWRSAQFRQQFRQDWLGGRRRSFHRQLELMEVVHCPDASWEGLNFAAIAERRQQDPLEGFIQALQDYDTDLRWVATGANDRLAPRLALMSHPDILPGFTDAGAHVRNLGYYDGALSLLKQAVTTGFLTPTAAIHRVTGEPAHWFRLDTGVLKIGARADLVLLDPQALSQPISPPLELSDPLLDGEPRMVKRGSETIVQAVYIQGVQVVHQGQVSDRLGRDSLGTVLSPSPAEHCSAPPRLGG
- a CDS encoding nuclear transport factor 2 family protein → MKKQWQTIGYRAIQLWVSLLILLAMVNGGQPALADARQQDHEAIIQTREIALKALNTRNFSQIEPYLHPTFTITTVDNHIFSNIREFEQYWTQQLAGPIKSIEMTVKVDAPTTFLSQETGVAHGDARATFSFADGNLATMAMRWTAVMQKFQNKWTIQSLHFSANLLDNPVLAAAQRSGWILAIAGGIGGLLVGVVGGMLLRRRTPRSAA